The sequence gcttttccttttcttcttccatttGGTTAGAAGATGAAAGTTGTATCTATGATAGATCTTCTCTAAATAGCTCAAATAATAAAGAGAAATTCTATGGTAGAACAAATTGAAGGAGAGAGTCAAATTGTTTTGTCCAACATTCCTCTCCAATACATCTCTTCTTTCATTTTCGAGGACTTCAAAAGGCAGACCCCCAAATTCTCATCACACGGCAATAACCTAACGAGCATCTAAAGGTCCCACAATCCAAAGGAGAACAAAGTAATCCACCATTAGAGGGAATCAAGTGTCATCTCACACCACTCACAGAGAATACACCATGAAACGGAATCGAACACCAAgaacaaaacaaagaaaaagaagcggcagcggcagcaataGAACGAAGCGGCAAAATAAGGATGAAAAAGGCAacgtagaagggagaattttccctCACCTTTTTCCTTCGATAGCAAAGCCCTCTCGTAAGATCGCCCATCAACAGTCGAAGAAGAAGTGCTACAGAGAGCCATTTCGTCCTCATAAATTAATTATGCCACcacatatttattttaaaaataaatctaattatatattattacatTATTCATTCTCATTACATAACATGCAATCGATTTCAAGTGAGGCGTCTTTACgtcgtaaaataaattaaaagaaaattactagtcaaaataaattaacataaaatatgcatGGAAAAGAGTTCatcaattttatatatatatatatatatatataatctaagaCAATATATTCTATCTACAATCCCcgtaagcctctctctctctctctctctctctctctctttgtgatTAGTTTCAGTCCACGTCAGCGGGTTGCCGGAAAATGACGCGGCACCACCAGACACCCGTCTCCGGCCGCATCGGCTGGTCTCctgctcatcatcatcctcctACTCGTCACGTTGTCACCCGACGGTGCTCTACGCCTCTGGACCATAACACGGCGGCGGAAGCTGACGGTCAGTTCGGTGAAGGCCCTCAAGATGTACTTATGGACGGTATGATCGTTGAGATCCAGGTAGCAGAAGAGGAGCTCCTCCATGAAGTCCCAGTCCAAAGGCTGGTTAGGGTCCACGTGCCGCGCCTCCACCATGTCCTGCATGGACCGGCGGAAGTCGTCGTAGGGGTCCTTGGAGAACGTCATCACCGCCACGCCGCCTCCCGGGACCTCCGCCCCTGCGTCGGACGACTCCTGGAAGGAGCACGACACCGATGTCGACGAGGAGAACGAGGACGAAGTGGCGCTCGCCCGGGCCTCGTCGAGGAGTGAGTTGGACGTGCCGGAGGAAACGAAGAAGGGCTCGGACGAGCGGAACGCGGTGGGCGGCGGGTCCTCATCGTATCTGGCCGGGGACTCGGAGGAGGAGAACTCGTCGCCGTCGTCCTTCCGCGGGTAGATGGAGTTGAGGTTCTCGTGGAGGAAGCGGTCGACGTCGGAGAGGGTGGCGGCGAGGTCGAGGCCGTGGTCATGGCGATGCTCATGCCCATGGCCGCCGTCGTCGTCGGGGTGGTCTCGATCGGCCGCGAAGGAAGGGGTCTTGGGATACTTGCACGCCGACAACAACCAACTGGTGGCGGTGGCAGGGTGTG comes from Musa acuminata AAA Group cultivar baxijiao chromosome BXJ3-3, Cavendish_Baxijiao_AAA, whole genome shotgun sequence and encodes:
- the LOC135633979 gene encoding transcription repressor OFP14-like; translation: MGKKGLPKSLRTYLSKLKKVPAHLHIPNSPHPATATSWLLSACKYPKTPSFAADRDHPDDDGGHGHEHRHDHGLDLAATLSDVDRFLHENLNSIYPRKDDGDEFSSSESPARYDEDPPPTAFRSSEPFFVSSGTSNSLLDEARASATSSSFSSSTSVSCSFQESSDAGAEVPGGGVAVMTFSKDPYDDFRRSMQDMVEARHVDPNQPLDWDFMEELLFCYLDLNDHTVHKYILRAFTELTVSFRRRVMVQRRRAPSGDNVTSRRMMMSRRPADAAGDGCLVVPRHFPATR